The Gillisia sp. Hel_I_86 genome has a segment encoding these proteins:
- a CDS encoding L-threonylcarbamoyladenylate synthase produces the protein MENNIKQEIENTLAVLKKGGIILYPTDTIWGIGCDATNPEAVAKVYKLKKREEKKAMICLVNSVKMLEQYVNKIPNIAYDLIDYAVKPTTIIYDDPIKVANNLIAEDETLAIRVVADKFCEPLIYKFRKALVSTSANISGAPSPKSFSQISPEILKGVDYIVNLQHSKISEQPSSIIKIGKDGSVKVIRQ, from the coding sequence ATGGAAAATAATATTAAGCAAGAAATAGAAAATACCCTTGCAGTTTTAAAAAAAGGAGGAATTATTCTATATCCTACAGATACCATATGGGGTATTGGCTGTGATGCCACAAATCCTGAAGCTGTTGCAAAAGTTTATAAGCTAAAAAAGAGGGAAGAAAAAAAAGCGATGATCTGTTTGGTCAACTCTGTGAAAATGCTGGAACAGTATGTAAATAAAATTCCCAATATCGCATACGATCTCATAGATTATGCGGTTAAACCCACCACTATCATTTACGATGATCCTATAAAAGTTGCAAACAATCTTATTGCAGAAGATGAAACCTTGGCAATTCGTGTGGTAGCCGATAAATTTTGCGAACCCTTGATCTATAAATTTAGAAAAGCCTTGGTATCCACCTCTGCAAATATCAGCGGCGCGCCAAGCCCAAAATCTTTTTCGCAAATAAGCCCGGAAATTTTAAAAGGTGTGGACTATATAGTAAATTTGCAGCATTCAAAAATATCAGAGCAACCCTCCTCTATTATCAAGATTGGTAAAGATGGAAGCGTTAAAGTGATTCGACAATAA